From Chitinophagaceae bacterium, the proteins below share one genomic window:
- a CDS encoding DUF3341 domain-containing protein yields the protein MAGGIKKFVVGTFDDEKVLFPAVKNVRKAGYKIHDVYTPFPVHGLDHAMGIRETSLHTAGFIYAITGTTTALTFMTWVFTKDWPLNIGGKPHFALPAWIPITFELTVLFSAVGMVLTFCYLCNLAPFVKKHHFHPRATDDLFVMAIECTGKTNDAEVQSFLKNAGAQEVNVQEVETGWWIGTYDKTQKLYKEEKGY from the coding sequence ATGGCTGGAGGAATTAAAAAATTTGTTGTAGGAACTTTTGATGATGAAAAGGTATTGTTTCCTGCGGTGAAGAATGTTCGCAAGGCAGGATACAAGATACACGATGTGTACACCCCTTTTCCCGTGCATGGCCTCGATCATGCCATGGGCATCCGTGAAACAAGCCTGCACACGGCAGGATTCATCTATGCCATCACCGGTACCACAACGGCGCTTACATTCATGACTTGGGTGTTTACCAAAGACTGGCCGCTGAATATCGGCGGTAAGCCGCACTTCGCATTGCCGGCCTGGATACCCATCACGTTTGAATTAACGGTGCTGTTCTCGGCCGTAGGCATGGTACTTACTTTTTGTTACCTGTGCAACCTGGCACCCTTTGTTAAGAAACATCATTTTCATCCAAGGGCCACCGACGACCTGTTTGTGATGGCCATTGAATGTACCGGTAAGACCAATGATGCCGAAGTACAGTCTTTTTTAAAGAACGCAGGGGCTCAGGAAGTGAATGTTCAGGAAGTGGAGACCGGCTGGTGGATCGGGACCTATGATAAAACACAAAAGTTGTATAAAGAAGAAAAAGGGTATTAA
- a CDS encoding cytochrome c gives MKKTAIIATLVLTTAVVFTSCDSKRQPGKIYIPDMAYSRAYESYAERDSAIFTTDPNDAGHKIFYNNMAPAGTIGRGEQFPFNIPNDSNGLINLSAQVKNPLAPLTGKELEEAGRLFNINCAVCHGAKGEANGPLAPKVGGVKSIIALSPTYSDGRIFFIMTYGQNNMGSYASQLSREQRWRIVQYIRTLEPKTAAPAVDAAPKTDSAAVKK, from the coding sequence ATGAAAAAAACAGCCATCATAGCAACACTGGTCCTTACAACAGCGGTTGTGTTCACCAGTTGCGACAGCAAACGGCAGCCAGGTAAAATATACATCCCCGACATGGCGTACAGCCGTGCATACGAAAGCTATGCAGAAAGGGACTCTGCCATATTTACCACAGACCCGAATGATGCAGGGCATAAGATATTCTATAACAATATGGCGCCGGCCGGTACCATTGGCAGGGGAGAGCAGTTCCCTTTCAATATACCAAACGACAGTAACGGACTGATAAACCTGAGCGCCCAGGTAAAAAATCCACTGGCTCCCCTGACCGGTAAGGAACTGGAAGAAGCGGGCAGGCTGTTCAATATCAATTGTGCCGTTTGCCATGGAGCAAAAGGAGAAGCCAATGGCCCCCTTGCACCAAAAGTGGGTGGTGTGAAAAGCATCATTGCCTTGTCACCTACCTACAGCGACGGACGGATATTCTTTATAATGACCTACGGGCAGAACAACATGGGAAGTTATGCTTCGCAGCTGAGCAGGGAACAACGCTGGAGGATCGTGCAGTACATACGCACACTGGAACCAAAAACAGCTGCCCCGGCAGTTGATGCAGCACCAAAAACAGACAGTGCTGCAGTAAA